A part of Drosophila bipectinata strain 14024-0381.07 chromosome 3L, DbipHiC1v2, whole genome shotgun sequence genomic DNA contains:
- the caps gene encoding LOW QUALITY PROTEIN: leucine-rich repeat neuronal protein 2 (The sequence of the model RefSeq protein was modified relative to this genomic sequence to represent the inferred CDS: substituted 2 bases at 2 genomic stop codons): MSGRLAITMSFANLLGQSLGLLLLVLAVVHVPSARGLANCPNGCECDDDTLMVNCGEGSLDVLPIALNPAIQRLVIKNNKLKTIDSSMQFYTQLTFLELSFNDMVSIPELSFKYHAKLQELHLDHNKIGQVSNKTFQGLSTISVLNLRGNLIAELEYRTFSPMVKLAELNLGQNRISHIDPHALDGLVNLRVLYLDDNSLTTVPGELTFQALPALAELYLGTNSFMTIPGGAFQDLKGLTRLDLRGAGLHNVSGEALNGLEALRYLDLSDNSLAAIPTAALQRLGRLEQLSIGQNDFEVIPSGAFAGLRELRQLELTGAKRLRRVENGAFSGNTNLEHLNLSSNKQLSELPATALGGLPHLSTVVLKANQLGSLDEGLVPWADLQSLDLSENPFVCDCRLLWLHHLLISRNATGQFAPVNCAYPATVRDVPLAQLAEPILGCAHGAASKQAIIGILLVACAALITTLALLLYTCRRRIRELLKGHSALGRKEREYQKTFSDEEYMARPPGGIGGVHPSAGGYPYMGGSSRPIPVTELXLEAPPPPQLRGRGGAINAANAAAVQQMQAPSAVDQASSSFAQLSHIHYMTNNGAPRAQTPKTIHHSQQDMRLLACNGGKTLNVASLPRHRQTAAVVQESTLSHYSQPLANGIRLTQDHFNHNQPNHGYGGVYAKPCDAMTEPGYIHNNSHYSLPLDHDLPPSPTPTPPPPALPLRNGVGMALIHGNTTGRRSFNSSINNNNVATLSNNNHHGGALGMVGAGNNNGSLRRYHXYPAKTCGTLGRTVIKPRPDPDIELHYFYKG, encoded by the coding sequence ATGAGCGGACGACTGGCAATTACCATGTCGTTCGCCAATCTCCTTGGCCAGAGCCTGGGCCTCCTGCTCCTAGTCCTGGCAGTGGTGCACGTGCCCAGTGCCCGGGGACTGGCCAACTGCCCCAATGGGTGCGAATGCGACGACGACACACTGATGGTCAACTGTGGCGAGGGCTCCCTGGATGTCCTGCCCATCGCCCTCAACCCCGCCATCCAGCGGCTCGTCATCAAGAACAACAAGCTGAAGACAATCGACTCGTCGATGCAGTTCTATACGCAGCTCACTTTCTTAGAGCTGTCCTTCAACGACATGGTCTCCATTCCGGAGCTCTCCTTCAAGTACCACGCCAAGCTGCAGGAGCTCCACCTGGACCACAACAAGATCGGCCAGGTCTCTAACAAGACCTTCCAAGGCCTCTCCACCATCAGCGTGCTCAACCTGCGCGGTAACCTCATCGCCGAGCTGGAGTACCGCACCTTCTCCCCCATGGTGAAGCTGGCGGAGCTGAATCTCGGCCAGAACCGCATCAGCCACATTGATCCGCATGCCCTGGATGGGCTGGTCAATTTGCGAGTGCTCTACTTGGATGACAACTCGCTGACCACGGTGCCCGGAGAACTGACCTTCCAGGCTCTGCCGGCCCTGGCGGAACTTTACTTGGGTACTAACTCCTTTATGACGATTCCCGGTGGGGCTTTCCAAGATCTTAAGGGTCTGACCCGCTTGGACCTGCGCGGAGCCGGGCTTCATAATGTTTCAGGAGAGGCTCTCAACGGCCTAGAGGCCCTCCGCTACTTGGATCTCTCGGATAACAGCCTAGCGGCGATTCCCACAGCCGCTCTGCAGAGGCTGGGGCGCCTGGAGCAGCTCAGCATTGGCCAGAACGACTTTGAAGTAATACCATCTGGAGCCTTCGCTGGTCTTCGGGAGCTGCGGCAACTGGAGCTTACCGGCGCCAAGCGTCTGCGGCGTGTGGAGAACGGTGCCTTCAGCGGCAACACCAATCTGGAGCACCTGAACCTCTCCAGCAACAAGCAGCTGAGCGAGCTGCCAGCCACCGCCCTGGGAGGTCTGCCCCATCTGAGCACAGTGGTGCTGAAGGCGAACCAGCTGGGCAGCCTGGACGAGGGCCTGGTGCCCTGGGCCGATCTCCAGAGCCTGGATCTCTCCGAGAATCCCTTCGTGTGCGACTGCCGACTGCTGTGGTTGCACCACCTGCTGATCAGTCGGAATGCCACTGGCCAGTTTGCTCCGGTAAACTGCGCCTATCCGGCGACTGTGCGGGATGTGCCCCTGGCCCAGCTGGCAGAGCCCATCCTGGGCTGTGCCCACGGAGCGGCCAGTAAGCAGGCCATCATCGGCATCCTGCTGGTGGCGTGCGCCGCCCTGATCACGACGTTAGCCCTGCTGCTCTACACCTGCCGCCGTCGGATACGGGAGCTGCTGAAGGGCCACTCGGCGCTGGGACGGAAGGAGCGCGAGTACCAGAAGACCTTCTCGGACGAGGAGTACATGGCCAGGCCGCCGGGCGGGATCGGAGGCGTGCACCCGTCAGCAGGTGGTTATCCGTACATGGGCGGCAGCAGCCGCCCCATACCTGTCACCGAGCTATAGCTAGAAGCACCACCCCCGCCTCAGTTGCGGGGTCGGGGTGGCGCCATCAATGCCGCCAATGCGGCGGCGGTGCAGCAAATGCAGGCTCCCAGCGCCGTGGACCAAGCCTCCTCTTCCTTCGCCCAGCTCAGCCACATCCACTACATGACCAATAACGGTGCCCCGCGCGCCCAGACGCCCAAGACGATCCACCACTCGCAGCAGGACATGCGTCTGCTGGCCTGCAACGGCGGCAAGACCCTGAACGTGGCCTCCCTGCCCCGCCACCGTCAGACCGCCGCGGTGGTGCAGGAGAGCACGCTGTCGCACTACAGCCAACCACTTGCCAACGGAATCCGCCTCACCCAGGACCACTTCAACCACAACCAACCGAACCACGGCTACGGCGGGGTGTACGCCAAGCCGTGCGACGCGATGACCGAGCCGGGCTACATCCACAACAACTCCCACTACTCGCTGCCCCTGGACCACGACCTGCCGCCCAGCCCCACGCCCACGCCACCGCCTCCGGCTCTGCCGCTCCGCAACGGCGTGGGCATGGCGCTCATCCACGGCAACACCACCGGACGCCGATCCTTCAACAGcagcatcaacaacaacaacgtaGCCACGCTTTCGAATAACAACCATCACGGCGGGGCATTGGGAATGGTGGGCGCCGGCAACAACAATGGGAGCCTGCGTCGGTACCACTGATATCCGGCCAAGACGTGCGGCACCTTGGGCCGCACCGTAATCAAGCCTCGGCCGGACCCGGACATCGAGCTGCATTACTTCTACAAGGGCTGA